A genomic stretch from bacterium includes:
- a CDS encoding MFS transporter codes for MSHAPEVRQVEYHDLPPAYHRWKWRILLAYCAFYSINYMGRFNFSLIQSEIIADLGITRADTGWINSWMFWGFAFGDLVHGRLAERFGLRRVLMIGAIATGVFNFIASYGNSIAGLAIPWGIVGFVNAATWPPGIALIAQWWPRRDRGRAMGFAGTSAGLSLLVVWLVTPWVAAAWGWRAALRYPPMLIALLGIVFYFVVRDRPRDVGLPEYIESDEVSKNAESSAVGQTHGLRAYVHLLSNWRFFLACHVKGLDNVVRYGIVSWAPLYYVQAGGFNIKQMALFTLAYPIGYMFGPICGGVISDRFFKSNRSTVIIISSLLSAAMLMGIAFSPADQIYLAVLFLVLGGFTVNMTTIQALAVDLAGRQLAGTASGVLDAHGYIYGALQAWFFGWLSLSVPNGWFWVFTVMAASRLVGVIAISRVRA; via the coding sequence ATGAGCCACGCCCCCGAAGTCCGGCAGGTGGAATACCACGACCTGCCGCCCGCCTATCACCGCTGGAAATGGCGAATTCTGCTGGCCTACTGCGCCTTTTACTCCATCAACTACATGGGCCGGTTCAACTTCAGCCTCATCCAGTCGGAGATCATCGCCGACCTGGGAATCACGCGCGCCGACACCGGCTGGATCAACTCCTGGATGTTCTGGGGATTCGCCTTCGGAGACCTCGTCCACGGGCGGCTCGCCGAGCGCTTCGGCCTCCGGCGCGTCCTCATGATCGGGGCCATCGCAACGGGCGTGTTCAACTTCATCGCCAGCTACGGAAACTCCATCGCGGGGCTGGCCATCCCCTGGGGCATCGTCGGGTTCGTCAACGCGGCCACCTGGCCGCCGGGCATCGCGCTGATCGCCCAGTGGTGGCCCCGCCGGGACCGGGGCCGTGCGATGGGCTTCGCCGGAACTTCGGCCGGCCTCTCGCTGCTGGTGGTCTGGCTGGTCACCCCCTGGGTGGCCGCCGCCTGGGGATGGCGCGCGGCCCTGCGCTACCCCCCGATGCTGATCGCCCTTCTGGGAATTGTTTTCTACTTCGTCGTCCGGGACAGGCCCCGCGATGTCGGCCTCCCCGAGTACATCGAGTCGGACGAGGTTTCCAAAAATGCGGAGTCCAGCGCCGTGGGGCAAACCCATGGCCTGCGGGCCTACGTTCATCTTCTCTCCAACTGGCGGTTTTTCCTCGCCTGCCATGTGAAGGGGCTCGACAACGTGGTGCGCTACGGCATCGTCTCCTGGGCGCCGCTCTACTACGTCCAGGCCGGCGGCTTCAACATCAAGCAGATGGCCCTCTTCACCCTCGCCTACCCGATCGGCTACATGTTCGGCCCCATCTGCGGCGGGGTGATCTCGGATCGTTTTTTCAAGAGCAACCGATCCACCGTGATCATCATCTCCAGCCTTCTGAGCGCGGCGATGCTGATGGGCATCGCCTTCAGCCCGGCGGACCAAATCTACCTGGCCGTCCTCTTTCTCGTTCTCGGGGGTTTCACGGTGAACATGACCACCATCCAGGCGCTCGCCGTGGACCTGGCCGGAAGGCAGCTCGCCGGGACGGCATCGGGGGTTCTCGATGCGCACGGCTACATCTACGGGGCGCTGCAGGCGTGGTTTTTCGGATGGCTTTCGCTGTCGGTTCCGAAC